One stretch of Chryseobacterium sp. LJ668 DNA includes these proteins:
- a CDS encoding sterol desaturase family protein has translation MNFLIVFFTFFIMEGMTWMIHKYIMHGFLWTLHRDHHDHSNEGHMERNDYFFAIFAVPTIAMMYYGTVNNFNAYFYISIGITLYGMAYFFVHDIFIHQRFKLLRDTQNPYLLAIRRAHKQHHKHTGKESGECFGFLWVPVKYFKMYFNKNKK, from the coding sequence ATGAATTTTTTAATCGTTTTTTTTACATTTTTTATTATGGAAGGTATGACCTGGATGATACATAAATATATTATGCATGGCTTTTTATGGACACTCCATCGCGATCATCATGATCATAGCAATGAGGGGCATATGGAAAGAAATGACTATTTCTTCGCTATTTTTGCGGTTCCTACAATTGCAATGATGTATTACGGAACGGTGAATAATTTTAATGCTTACTTTTATATTTCTATCGGGATTACATTGTACGGAATGGCATACTTTTTTGTACACGATATATTCATTCATCAACGTTTCAAACTTTTAAGAGATACACAGAATCCTTATTTATTGGCAATAAGAAGAGCTCACAAGCAACATCATAAGCACACAGGGAAAGAAAGTGGCGAATGTTTCGGGTTTCTATGGGTTCCGGTAAAATATTTTAAAATGTATTTCAACAAAAACAAAAAATAG
- a CDS encoding lycopene cyclase domain-containing protein: protein MWQYTYLAINFFTVIICFLFSFHPKIQFHKHFKAFILASLLVAFFFIVWDVWFTKNGVWWFNDKYLIGSRLFGLPIEELMFFICIPFSCVFTYFCLDKFFKLNWKGQTERIFVIALITVLLCLSFYFEHKIYPFVTFLTTATSLFVLYFILKVRWIGKASLIYLILMPGFLTVNGILTGTGLDSPIVNYNPAKIIGLRIFTIPVEDTIYGYEMILWNLFFFKKFTTNEKIKI from the coding sequence ATGTGGCAATACACCTATCTGGCGATCAACTTTTTCACCGTGATTATTTGTTTTTTATTTTCATTTCATCCGAAAATACAGTTTCATAAACATTTTAAAGCATTTATTCTGGCTTCTTTATTAGTTGCCTTTTTTTTTATTGTATGGGATGTCTGGTTTACAAAAAATGGAGTTTGGTGGTTTAATGACAAATATTTGATTGGCAGCCGGCTCTTTGGGCTCCCGATTGAAGAACTGATGTTTTTTATCTGCATTCCATTTTCATGTGTATTTACTTATTTTTGCTTAGATAAATTTTTTAAACTTAATTGGAAAGGGCAGACTGAAAGAATATTTGTCATCGCTTTAATCACAGTTTTATTATGCTTATCCTTCTATTTTGAGCACAAGATATATCCATTTGTAACTTTTCTCACAACCGCTACCAGTCTTTTTGTTCTTTATTTTATTCTAAAAGTCAGATGGATAGGCAAAGCGTCTTTGATATATCTCATTTTGATGCCGGGATTTCTGACGGTGAATGGAATTCTTACCGGAACGGGGCTTGATTCTCCTATCGTGAATTACAATCCTGCGAAAATCATTGGGTTAAGAATTTTCACCATTCCTGTGGAAGATACAATTTATGGATATGAGATGATTCTCTGGAATCTTTTTTTCTTTAAAAAATTCACCACAAATGAAAAAATCAAAATATAA
- a CDS encoding SRPBCC family protein, with protein sequence MVHQLKREQQLNCDIETAWKFFSSANNLSKITPKDMNFIVRTQLEDDEIYKGMIIDYYVSPMLGIKMDWQTEITQVNHHQNFTDFQKKGPYKLWNHFHEFIPNEKGVLIKDTVDYELPMGFLGEIAHKIFVKSKLEHIFSYRYNILEEMFNSKKHQ encoded by the coding sequence ATGGTACACCAGCTCAAAAGAGAACAACAATTAAATTGCGATATAGAAACTGCATGGAAATTCTTTTCATCTGCAAACAATCTTTCTAAAATTACTCCAAAAGACATGAACTTCATTGTGCGTACTCAACTGGAAGATGACGAGATTTACAAAGGAATGATCATTGATTATTATGTTTCACCTATGTTGGGAATTAAGATGGATTGGCAGACAGAGATTACCCAGGTCAATCATCACCAAAACTTTACAGATTTTCAAAAAAAAGGTCCCTATAAATTATGGAATCATTTTCATGAATTTATACCCAATGAAAAAGGCGTTTTGATAAAAGATACAGTAGATTACGAACTTCCGATGGGATTTTTAGGAGAAATCGCGCATAAGATTTTTGTCAAAAGCAAGCTCGAGCATATTTTCAGTTACCGCTATAATATTTTGGAAGAAATGTTTAATTCTAAAAAGCATCAATAA
- a CDS encoding phytoene/squalene synthase family protein produces MKKLFDDLSYKISKQTTKQYSTSFSLGILALSPKIRNSIYAIYGYVRLADEIVDSFHDFDRSTLLSRFREQTNQALEEKISLNPILQCFQETIHRYEIDLALIYQFLDSMEMDLQKIDYNSDLYKQYILGSAEVVGLMCLHIFVDGNKEQYEILKPSAMKLGSAFQKVNFLRDLKDDYQILGRTYFPNVDITYFDNSVKEHIENDIQQEFKEALEGIKNLPNAARFGVYLAYRYYISLFRKIKRTPAKKIINQRIRISNGRKFSLMMSSYVQYKISYL; encoded by the coding sequence ATGAAAAAACTTTTTGACGATCTATCTTATAAGATCAGTAAACAAACCACTAAACAATACAGTACGAGTTTTTCATTGGGAATTTTGGCTTTGTCACCAAAAATCAGAAATTCAATCTATGCAATTTACGGCTATGTACGTTTGGCTGACGAAATTGTTGACAGCTTTCATGATTTTGACCGTTCTACTCTACTTAGTCGTTTCAGGGAGCAGACCAATCAGGCACTTGAAGAAAAAATTTCATTAAATCCTATTTTACAATGCTTTCAGGAGACCATCCACAGGTACGAAATTGATCTGGCATTAATTTACCAGTTTCTTGACAGTATGGAAATGGATCTTCAGAAAATAGATTATAACTCAGATTTATACAAACAGTATATTCTAGGCTCAGCTGAAGTGGTGGGTTTAATGTGTCTGCATATTTTCGTTGACGGAAATAAAGAGCAATATGAAATTCTGAAACCTTCTGCGATGAAATTGGGTTCAGCTTTTCAGAAAGTCAATTTTTTGAGAGATTTGAAAGATGATTATCAGATTTTGGGACGCACTTATTTTCCGAATGTTGACATTACTTATTTTGATAATTCTGTAAAAGAACATATAGAAAATGATATTCAACAGGAGTTTAAGGAGGCTTTGGAAGGCATTAAGAATCTTCCGAATGCAGCAAGATTTGGGGTTTATCTGGCATACAGATATTACATTTCTTTATTTCGGAAAATCAAAAGAACTCCTGCCAAAAAAATTATCAATCAGAGAATCAGAATTTCAAACGGAAGAAAGTTTTCATTGATGATGAGCAGTTACGTTCAGTATAAAATTTCTTATTTATAG